One part of the Solanum dulcamara chromosome 3, daSolDulc1.2, whole genome shotgun sequence genome encodes these proteins:
- the LOC129881429 gene encoding zinc finger A20 and AN1 domain-containing stress-associated protein 6-like, producing the protein MAEEHEFQSPEGRRHQLCANNCGFFGSRNTKNYCSKCYNDIEEEKSNVKSVDSLFHPPSSTSSEMFSQKKVSEELIIETVVSIAAPQVMAQQNRCLICKKKLGLLGFRCRCGTTFCGIHRYPEVHACAFDFKSMGREAIAKANPLLKADKLEKI; encoded by the coding sequence ATGGCTGAAGAACATGAATTTCAGTCGCCGGAAGGCAGACGCCACCAATTATGCGCTAATAATTGTGGTTTCTTTGGTAGTCGTAACACCAAAAATTATTGTTCCAAATGCTATAACGACATTGAAGAAGAGAAATCAAATGTGAAATCCGTGGATTCTCTATTTCACCCTCCATCATCAACCTCGTCGGAGATGTTTTCACAAAAAAAAGTGTCAGAAGAATTAATAATCGAAACTGTTGTTTCTATTGCTGCGCCGCAAGTGATGGCGCAGCAAAATAGGTGTTTGATTTGTAAGAAGAAATTGGGGTTACTGGGATTTAGATGTAGGTGTGGAACCACTTTTTGTGGGATCCATAGGTATCCGGAGGTACATGCATGTGCATTCGATTTCAAGTCAATGGGGAGAGAAGCTATAGCTAAGGCAAATCCATTGCTCAAAGCTGACAAATTGGAGAAGATTTAA